A window of Onychostoma macrolepis isolate SWU-2019 chromosome 01, ASM1243209v1, whole genome shotgun sequence contains these coding sequences:
- the mdh1aa gene encoding malate dehydrogenase 1Aa, NAD (soluble) — protein sequence MLTLLSAMYLVVRTASAQAEPIRVLVTGAAGQIAYSLLYSIAKGDVFGKDQPIILVLLDITPMLPVLDGVVMELQDCALPLLREVIPTDKVEVGFKDLDAAILVGSMPRKEGMERKDLLKANVAIFKTQGEALEKYAKKTVKVLVVGNPANTNCLIASKSAPSIPKENFSCLTRLDHNRARSQVAMRVGVPSDCVKNVIIWGNHSSTQYPDVHHAIVNNHGKEVSGFDAVNDESWLKGDFITTVQQRGAAVIKARKLSSAMSAAKAICDHMRDIWFGTPDGEWVSMGIYSTGNSYGVPDDLMYSFPVKIKNKTWKVVDGLSINDFSRGKMDATAAELVDERDTALTFLGA from the exons ATGTTGACCCTGTTGTCGGCTATGTACTTGGTGGTGCGCACGGCTTCGGcgcag GCCGAACCGATCCGTGTGCTGGTGACTGGCGCAGCCGGACAGATCGCTTATTCTCTGCTCTACAGCATTGCTAAAGGAGATGTGTTCGGCAAGGACCAG CCAATCATCTTGGTGCTTCTGGATATCACTCCCATGCTGCCTGTGCTGGATGGAGTCGTCATGGAGCTGCAGGATTGTGCTCTTCCACTTCTGAGGG AGGTGATTCCTACTGATAAGGTTGAGGTGGGCTTCAAGGATCTTGACGCTGCCATCTTGGTGGGCTCTATGCCCAGAAAGGAGGGCATGGAGAGGAAGGACCTACTGAAGGCTAACGTGGCTATTTTTAAAACCCAAGGTGAAGCACTGGAGAAATACGCCAAGAAGACCGTCAAG GTGCTAGTTGTCGGAAACCCAGCCAACACCAACTGTTTGATCGCCTCCAAATCTGCTCCCTCCATTCCTAAGGAGAACTTCTCCTGCCTGACCCGTCTGGACCATAACAGGGCCCGCTCTCAG GTGGCGATGCGTGTTGGCGTGCCCTCTGACTGTGTGAAGAATGTGATTATTTGGGGAAATCACTCCTCAACTCAGTACCCAGATGTGCACCATGCTATCGTGAACAATCATGGGAAGGAGGTGTCAGGTTTTGATGCAGTGAATGATGAAAGCTGGCTGAAGGGCGACTTTATCACC ACGGTGCAGCAAAGAGGTGCAGCTGTCATCAAGGCCAGGAAGCTCTCCAGTGCAATGTCTGCTGCCAAAGCCATCTGTGACCACATGAGGGACATCTGGTTCGGCACTCCAGAT GGTGAGTGGGTGTCTATGGGCATCTACTCCACTGGTAATTCCTATGGAGTTCCTGATGACCTCATGTACTCCTTCCCTGTTAAGATCAAG AACAAGACCTGGAAGGTGGTTGACGGACTCTCCATCAATGACTTCTCCCGCGGTAAGATGGATGCCACCGCCGCTGAGCTGGTAGATGAGCGAGACACGGCACTCACCTTCCTTGGAGCGTGA